The following are from one region of the Pirellulales bacterium genome:
- a CDS encoding DUF1592 domain-containing protein, translating into MQPCDLPRLRLPITIIGLVAATIALGADVSAGDGKFFAEKLQPFLATYCTGCHGGDEPKAALSLDGVADAAALRKDREHWAQVVEYLEAGIMPPEDQPQPTADEIAAVNSWVIGQLATLGTTGHRDPGRVTIRRLNRAEYDNTIRDLVGVAFKPAEDFPSDDVGYGFDNIGDVLSMPPILLEKYLAAAEKIASEAIVTQWPPDPTTRRFAAGQMRSTLTGAKGAPAGRLNTEGEVFVEPTFAADGEYIVRCRAYAEQAGSEPARMTLRVAGQDVFTFDVKAVADSPAVFETRTHITSGKQRVAAAYINNFVDLEEPDPARRDRNLIIEWIEVDGPYGEIGPPPAPHRRIIFREPAGDEEACAREILTRFGSRAYRRPVTSEEVERLTHFYLLARANGDSFEEGIRLAVQAALVSPYFLFRVELDAGSGRDLPVHQIDNHQLAARLSYFLWNSMPDEELFRLAEAGQLSRDEVLEAQVKRMLADPKSQALVENFAGQWLQLRNLSLASPDRKRFKGFDNELRAAMLRETEMFFASIVHDDRSVLDLLDADYTFLNERLAKHYGIEGVEGKEFRRVALPDRRRGGVITQASVLTVTSNPTRTSPVKRGKWIMEQILGTPPPPPPPGVQELEQVKLEGTLRQKMEQHRANASCASCHARMDPLGFALENFDAVGAWRDRDDDHEINASGTLPGGKSFSGGAELRDILKARPELFARSLVRKMLTYALGRGLEAYDTQAVYDITSHLKTQEYKFSSLVLDVVRSEPFQMRRAQGVE; encoded by the coding sequence ATGCAGCCTTGCGATTTGCCACGTCTGCGCCTGCCGATCACGATCATCGGCCTCGTTGCCGCGACGATCGCGCTCGGGGCAGACGTCTCTGCGGGCGATGGCAAGTTTTTTGCAGAGAAGCTGCAACCGTTTCTGGCCACATACTGCACCGGCTGCCACGGCGGCGACGAGCCCAAGGCCGCGCTTTCGCTCGACGGCGTCGCCGACGCTGCGGCCCTGCGGAAGGATCGCGAGCACTGGGCGCAAGTCGTCGAATACCTTGAAGCCGGCATCATGCCCCCCGAGGATCAGCCGCAGCCCACGGCCGACGAAATCGCCGCGGTCAACTCCTGGGTCATCGGCCAACTGGCCACGTTGGGAACGACCGGTCATCGCGACCCGGGGCGCGTGACGATTCGCCGCTTGAATCGGGCCGAGTACGACAACACGATCCGCGACCTGGTAGGCGTGGCGTTCAAGCCGGCCGAAGATTTTCCATCGGACGACGTGGGCTATGGCTTCGACAACATCGGCGACGTGCTGTCGATGCCGCCGATCCTGCTCGAGAAGTATCTGGCTGCTGCCGAGAAGATTGCCAGCGAGGCGATCGTCACGCAATGGCCCCCTGACCCAACGACACGTCGCTTCGCGGCCGGACAAATGCGATCGACCCTGACGGGCGCCAAAGGGGCACCGGCCGGCCGCCTGAACACCGAGGGAGAAGTCTTCGTCGAGCCAACGTTCGCGGCCGATGGCGAATATATTGTCCGCTGCCGCGCCTATGCCGAGCAAGCCGGATCAGAACCGGCGCGGATGACTTTGCGGGTGGCCGGGCAGGATGTGTTCACGTTCGACGTCAAAGCCGTGGCCGACAGTCCGGCGGTTTTTGAAACGCGCACCCATATCACGTCCGGCAAGCAGCGCGTGGCTGCCGCGTATATCAACAACTTTGTCGATCTCGAAGAGCCCGATCCGGCACGGCGCGACCGAAATCTGATCATCGAGTGGATCGAAGTCGATGGCCCTTACGGTGAGATCGGTCCGCCCCCCGCGCCGCACCGGCGGATTATCTTTCGCGAACCGGCGGGAGACGAGGAAGCCTGCGCCCGGGAGATTCTGACCCGCTTCGGCAGCCGTGCGTATCGCCGCCCGGTCACGTCGGAAGAGGTGGAGCGACTGACTCATTTCTATCTGCTGGCTCGCGCCAACGGCGACTCGTTCGAGGAGGGCATTCGGCTGGCCGTACAGGCGGCGCTCGTCTCGCCTTATTTCCTATTTCGGGTCGAACTCGACGCTGGCAGCGGCCGCGATCTACCGGTGCACCAGATCGATAACCATCAGCTTGCCGCGCGGCTGTCGTACTTTTTGTGGAACAGCATGCCCGACGAAGAGCTGTTTCGCCTGGCCGAAGCGGGGCAACTCTCGCGCGACGAGGTGCTCGAAGCGCAAGTCAAGCGGATGCTGGCCGACCCAAAGTCGCAGGCGCTCGTGGAAAACTTCGCCGGGCAGTGGCTGCAACTCCGCAACCTGAGCCTGGCGTCGCCGGATCGCAAACGATTCAAAGGTTTTGACAACGAGTTGCGTGCGGCGATGCTGCGCGAGACCGAGATGTTCTTCGCCAGCATCGTGCACGACGATCGCAGCGTGCTCGATTTGTTGGACGCCGATTACACCTTTCTCAACGAGCGGTTGGCCAAGCACTACGGCATCGAAGGTGTCGAGGGGAAAGAGTTCCGCCGTGTGGCGCTACCGGATCGTCGCCGCGGCGGCGTGATCACGCAGGCCAGCGTACTGACGGTCACCTCGAACCCCACGCGCACCTCGCCGGTGAAACGTGGCAAATGGATCATGGAGCAGATCCTGGGAACGCCCCCTCCTCCACCCCCTCCGGGCGTGCAAGAGCTGGAACAGGTAAAGCTGGAAGGGACCCTGCGTCAGAAAATGGAACAGCATCGCGCCAACGCGAGCTGCGCCTCGTGCCACGCCCGCATGGACCCGCTGGGCTTTGCCTTGGAGAACTTTGACGCCGTAGGCGCCTGGCGCGATCGTGACGACGATCACGAGATCAACGCCTCGGGCACGCTGCCCGGCGGCAAGAGCTTTTCCGGCGGTGCCGAATTGCGGGACATTCTCAAGGCCCGGCCCGAGCTGTTTGCTCGCAGCCTGGTGCGGAAGATGTTAACCTACGCCCTGGGCCGCGGGCTGGAGGCTTACGATACGCAGGCGGTGTACGACATCACCAGCCATTTGAAAACGCAAGAATACAAGTTCTCGTCGTTGGTGTTAGATGTTGTAAGAAGCGAGCCCTTTCAGATGCGACGCGCGCAAGGAGTCGAATGA
- a CDS encoding response regulator, giving the protein MAKVLVVDDEAGYRASLKFFLTQAGNEVVAVATALDAANQSTDFRPDVLVADWLIGDRSTGADLARVLRKRFPDLRIIFITGLGASMVRQQIEDLNVFQLLEKPFEPRQLVDAVRQAVEGITDHGPVGS; this is encoded by the coding sequence ATGGCGAAGGTGTTAGTTGTCGACGACGAGGCGGGCTACCGAGCCAGTCTGAAGTTCTTCCTCACTCAAGCTGGCAACGAAGTCGTAGCCGTAGCAACGGCTCTGGATGCGGCCAATCAAAGCACGGATTTTCGGCCCGATGTTCTGGTGGCGGACTGGCTGATTGGCGACCGCAGCACCGGCGCCGACCTGGCGCGCGTGCTACGCAAACGGTTTCCCGACCTGCGGATCATTTTCATCACGGGGCTGGGCGCCAGTATGGTGCGGCAGCAGATCGAGGACTTGAACGTCTTTCAATTGCTCGAAAAACCCTTCGAGCCCCGGCAACTGGTCGACGCCGTGCGGCAAGCCGTGGAAGGAATCACCGACCACGGCCCCGTCGGCTCGTAG
- a CDS encoding DUF1552 domain-containing protein: protein MPGHNHLSRRTVLKGLGTALTLPLFDAVLPLRARAEATALATLPRRLAFVYVPNGVHLPNWSPTTTGRDFELPPTLAPLAAHREQVTVFSGLAQDKGRANGDGAGDHARALSSFLTGCQAYKTNGANIHIGVSADQVAAQQVGHRTRFASLELGVDRGAQSGNCDSGYSCAYSSNMAWRSATSPLPKEVDPRLVFERLFGARPSTETEQARANRQQYQKSILDFVREDASRLKSQLGATDQRKMDEYLTAVREVEQRITRAEQTATRELPKFDRPDGIPQEHAEHMRLMSDLLVLAFQADLTRVATFMFGNAGSNRSYSFIGVPEGHHDLSHHGGDKEKHAKISQINKFHVENLAYLLDKLHSVREGDGTLLDQAMIAYGSGLGDGNAHNHDNLPVLVAGRGGGTIQAGRHVKLDKETPLNNLWLSLLDRIDAHADHLGDSTGRVEDL, encoded by the coding sequence ATGCCTGGCCACAATCATCTCTCGCGACGTACCGTGTTGAAGGGGTTGGGAACGGCCCTGACTTTACCGCTATTCGACGCGGTGTTGCCGTTGCGGGCGCGGGCCGAGGCGACGGCACTGGCGACCTTGCCGCGACGGCTGGCATTCGTCTATGTCCCGAACGGTGTCCATCTGCCGAACTGGTCCCCCACGACGACCGGCCGTGACTTTGAATTGCCGCCGACGTTGGCGCCGCTGGCGGCGCATCGTGAACAGGTGACGGTTTTCAGCGGGCTCGCCCAAGACAAAGGGCGCGCCAATGGCGACGGCGCCGGCGATCACGCCCGCGCGCTGTCGAGCTTTCTGACCGGCTGCCAGGCCTATAAAACCAACGGCGCGAATATCCACATCGGCGTTTCGGCCGATCAAGTGGCCGCTCAACAAGTCGGCCATCGCACGCGGTTTGCCTCGCTCGAACTGGGTGTCGACCGGGGCGCGCAATCGGGCAATTGTGATTCGGGCTATAGCTGTGCGTATTCGTCCAACATGGCCTGGCGGTCGGCGACGTCGCCGCTTCCCAAGGAAGTCGACCCGCGCCTGGTCTTCGAACGTCTCTTCGGCGCCCGGCCGAGCACCGAGACCGAGCAGGCCCGCGCGAATCGGCAGCAGTATCAAAAGAGCATCTTGGATTTCGTCCGCGAAGACGCCAGCCGGTTGAAGTCACAACTGGGCGCCACCGATCAACGCAAAATGGACGAGTACCTGACCGCGGTGCGCGAAGTCGAGCAGCGGATTACACGTGCCGAGCAGACAGCCACGCGCGAGCTACCGAAATTCGATCGGCCCGATGGCATCCCGCAGGAGCATGCCGAGCACATGCGGCTGATGAGCGATCTGCTGGTGTTGGCGTTCCAAGCCGATCTGACGCGCGTGGCGACCTTTATGTTTGGCAATGCGGGCAGCAATCGCAGCTATTCGTTCATCGGCGTGCCTGAGGGACATCATGATCTGTCTCATCATGGCGGCGACAAAGAGAAGCACGCCAAGATCAGCCAGATCAACAAATTTCACGTCGAGAATCTGGCCTACTTGCTCGACAAGCTGCACTCGGTTCGCGAGGGAGACGGCACGCTGCTGGATCAGGCGATGATCGCCTACGGCAGCGGCCTGGGAGACGGCAACGCCCACAATCACGACAATCTGCCGGTCTTGGTCGCGGGGCGCGGCGGCGGCACCATTCAAGCCGGCCGGCACGTCAAGCTCGACAAGGAAACGCCGCTCAATAATCTGTGGCTGTCGCTACTGGATCGCATCGACGCGCATGCCGACCATCTGGGCGACAGCACCGGCCGCGTCGAAGATCTGTAA